A genomic window from Anguilla rostrata isolate EN2019 chromosome 14, ASM1855537v3, whole genome shotgun sequence includes:
- the LOC135240136 gene encoding 3-hydroxy-3-methylglutaryl-coenzyme A reductase-like — translation MLGLLFRIHGLFVASHPWEVIVGTVTVTVCLMSMNMFTASDQLCGWNYDCPKTEEKILSSDIIILTITRCIAILYIYFQFQNLRQLGSKYILGIAGLFTIFSSFVFSTVVIHFLDKELTGLNEALPFFLLLIDLSKACALAKFALSSNSQDEVRDNIAHGMAILGPTFTLDALVECLVIGVGTMSGVRQLEIMCCFGCMSVLANYFVFLTFFPACVSLVLELSRESREGHPIWKLSHFARVMEEEEDNKPNPVTQRVKMIMSLGLVLVHAHSRWMTEPSSQNHTIEGPCVALSLKDNVPKRIDPERPLWQLHLFRAVSMDIEQVITLGLALLLAIKYIFFEQVEAESTLSLSNPMTGPPPAPRRGGDECCRAEPALPCSQQGNAQQPSHLAKEHKAEGVCPLPAAGEPKSPLLLGRMATVSECCVDAAPEVAPKPRPVDECVSVLRNPEMGAGCLSDAEVISLVKSKHIPGCKLESLMETPERGVVIRRKIISSQLPSPSALTGLPYKDYDYSKVVGTCCENVIGYVPVPVGVAGPLLLDGKQFQVPMATTEGCLVASTNRGCRAIALSGGVSSRILADGMTRGPVVQLPSACQAAEVKAWLENAEGFAHIKEAFDHTSRFARLERLMVTLAGRNLYIRFHSTTGDAMGMNMISKGTEQALSRLQKEFPELRVLAVSGNFCTDKKPAAINWIEGRGKSAVCEATIPGRVVREVLKTTTEALVSLNINKNLVGSAMAASIGGFNAHAANIVTAIYIACGQDPAQTVGSSNCITLMEAAGPAGDDLYISCTMPSIELGTVGGGTGLGPQQSCLQMLGVQGSSRGWPGENARQLARVVCAAVLAGELSLMAALAAGHLVRSHMIHNRSTESLQ, via the exons ATGCTGGGCTTGCTGTTCCGCATCCACGGCCTGTTCGTGGCCTCCCACCCCTGGGAGGTGATCGTGGGGACCGTGACTGTGACCGTCTGTCTGATGTCCATGAACATGTTCACGGCCAGCGACCAGCTCTGTGGCTGGAACTATGACTGCCCCAAGACAGAGGAG AAAATCCtgagcagtgacatcatcatcttAACAATCACAAGATGCATAGCcattctgtatatttattttcaattccaAAATCTGCGACAGCTTGGTTCGAAATATATATTGG GGATTGCTGgtcttttcacaatattttccaGTTTCGTGTTTAGCACTGTCGTTATTCATTTCTTGGACAAAGAGCTCACAGGCCTTAA cgaAGCATTGCCTTTCTTCCTGCTACTGATTGACCTCTCCAAAGCATGCGCCCTGGCCAAGTTTGCCCTAAGCTCCAACTCTCAG GATGAAGTGCGGGACAACATTGCCCATGGAATGGCCATCCTGGGTCCTACGTTCACTCTGGATGCCCTGGTGGAGTGTCTGGTGATTGGGGTGGGCACCATGTCTG GTGTACGGCAGCTGGAGATCATGTGCTGCTTTGGCTGCATGTCCGTCCTGGCCAACTACTTTGTGTTCCTGACCTTCTTCCCTGCCTGTGTCTCGCTGGTGCTGGAG ctGTCCCGGGAGAGCCGTGAGGGGCACCCCATCTGGAAGCTCAGCCACTTCGCCCGTGTgatggaagaggaggaggacaacaAGCCCAACCCTGTCACCCAGAGAGTGAAGATGATCATG TCCCTAGGCCTGGTCCTGGTCCACGCTCACAGTCGCTGGATGACAGAACCGTCCTCCCAGAACCACACGATCGAGGGGCCCTGTGTGGCTCTGAGCCTGAAGGACAACGTGCCCAAGAGGATCGACCCAGAGAGGCCCCTGTGGCAGCTCCATCTATTCAG GGCGGTGAGCATGGACATCGAGCAGGTCATCACTCTGGGGCTGGCTCTCCTCCTGGCCATAAAGTACATCTTCTTCGAGCAGGTGGAGGCGGAGTCTACGCTGTCCCTAAGCAACCCCATGACCGGACCCCCGCCGGCCCCAAGGAGGGGCGGGGATGAGTGCTGCAGGGCGGAGCCGGCTCTGCCCTGCTCCCAGCAGGGTAACGCCCAGCAGCCCAGCCACCTCGCCAAGGAGCACAAGG CTGAGGGGGTCTGCCCTCTGCCTGCCGCAGGGGAGCCAAAGAGCCCCTTACTTTTGGGAAGAATGGCCACAGTGTCGGAGTGCTGTGTGGACGCGGCGCCAGAAGTGGCTCCAAAGCCCCGCCCTGTCGATGAGTGTGTGTCCGTACTGAGGAACCCCGAG ATGGGTGCCGGTTGCCTAAGCGACGCAGAGGTGATCTCCCTGGTGAAATCCAAGCACATTCCTGGGTGCAAGCTGGAGTCCCTGATGGAGACGCCCGAGCGTGGAGTGGTCATTCGCCGGAAGATAATCTCCTCCCAGCTGCCCAGTCCCTCTGCCCTCACTGGCCTGCCCTACAAGGACTATGACTACTCCAAG GTGGTGGGGACGTGCTGCGAGAACGTGATTGGCTACGTCCCCGTGCCGGTGGGAGTGGCCGGGCCGCTGCTCTTGGATGGGAAGCAGTTTCAGGTCCCCATGGCAACGACCGAGGGCTGCTTGGTGGCTAGCACCAACCGAGGGTGCAGAGCCATCGCT CTGAGCGGGGGCGTCAGCAGCCGGATCCTAGCGGACGGGATGACCCGCGGGCCGGTGGTGCAGCTGCCTTCTGCTTGTCAGGCTGCCGAGGTCAAGGCCTGGCTGGAGAACGCAGAAGGATTTGCGCACATCAAGGAGGCCTTCGACCACACCAGCAG GTTTGCACGGCTGGAGAGGCTGATGGTCACCCTGGCCGGGCGGAACCTGTACATCCGctttcattccaccactggggacgCCATGGGCATGAACATGATCTCCAAG ggCACTGAACAGGCACTCTCCAGGCTCCAGAAGGAGTTTCCCGAGCTGCGCGTCCTGGCCGTGAGCGGGAACTTCTGCACCGACAAGAAGCCAGCCGCCATTAACTGGATCGAGGGCCGGGGAAAGTCTGCGGTGTGCGAGGCCACCATCCCAGGCAGAGTGGTCCGGGAG GTTCTGAAGACCACCACAGAAGCCCTCGTCAGCCTGAACATTAACAAGAACCTGGTGGGCTCCGCAATGGCGGCCAGCATCGGGGGCTTCAACGCGCACGCGGCCAACATCGTGACCGCCATTTACATCGCCTGCGGGCAG GACCCAGCGCAGACGGTGGGCAGCTCAAACTGCATCACGCTGATGGAGGCCGCGGGCCCCGCCGGGGACGACCTGTACATCAGCTGCACCATGCCCTCCATAGAGCTGGGCACCGTCGGGGGGGGCACCGGCCTGGGCCCCCAGCAGTCCTGTCTGCAG ATGCTGGGCGTGCAGGGGTCGAGCCGCGGCTGGCCCGGGGAGAACGCCCGGCAGCTGGCCCGCGTGGTGTGTGCCGCCGTCCTGGCCGGGGAGCTGTCCCTCATGGCCGCCCTCGCCGCCGGTCACCTGGTCCGAAGTCACATGATACACAACAG GTCTACAGAAAGCTTGCAATAA